From the Daucus carota subsp. sativus chromosome 8, DH1 v3.0, whole genome shotgun sequence genome, one window contains:
- the LOC108197878 gene encoding protein DETOXIFICATION 51, producing MCNPNKTRAITVSDRYYLNLLASKPFEPTPKDETPSHIFSEAKALIKLSFPIALTALILYARSIISMIFLGHLGDTELAAGSLAMAFANITGYSVLSGLALGMEPICTQAFGAQRPKLLSLTLQRTVLFLMVFSIPITYLWINISHVLIFLHQEPNITALARTYLIFAIPDLVTNSFIHPIRIYLRAQGITHPLTLASLVGTVLHLPINILLVSHFRLGVAGVAAASAASNLVVLVTVVCYVWASGIHVPTWAAPTRECLTGWMPLIRLAAPSCVSVCLEWWWYEIMIVLCGLLVDPKATVASMGVLIQTTSLIYVFPSSLSFAVSTRVGNELGANRPDKARVSALVSIFLAGLMGFCAMSFAVLVRDVWAHMFTSDVNILHLTSTVLPILGLCELGNCPQTIGCGVVRGTARPSTAANVNLGAFYLVGMPVAIGLGFWFELGFSGLWLGMLAAQFCCAGLMLCVVGSTDWEDQASKAQALTCPQSKETKLPSGEGKETVICITVT from the coding sequence ATGTGTAATCCAAACAAAACCCGCGCAATCACTGTCAGCGATCGCTACTATCTCAATCTCTTAGCCTCTAAACCCTTCGAGCCAACCCCCAAAGACGAAACCCCGTCGCATATATTCTCCGAGGCGAAAGCGTTGATCAAGCTTTCGTTTCCTATAGCCCTCACCGCGCTGATACTCTATGCTCGCTCGATAATATCCATGATCTTTCTGGGCCATCTTGGTGACACTGAGCTGGCCGCGGGCTCGCTGGCTATGGCGTTCGCGAATATTACGGGCTATTCGGTGCTCTCGGGCTTGGCGCTCGGCATGGAGCCGATATGTACCCAGGCTTTCGGGGCTCAGCGGCCGAAATTATTGTCATTGACGTTACAGCGAACGGTTTTATTTCTGATGGTTTTTTCAATACCGATAACATATTTGTGGATCAATATTTCACATGTGCTGATATTTCTGCACCAAGAGCCGAATATCACGGCCTTGGCGCGGACTTATCTGATTTTCGCGATTCCGGATTTGGTGACCAACTCGTTTATTCATCCGATTCGGATTTACCTTCGGGCTCAAGGCATCACGCACCCGCTCACGCTGGCTTCATTAGTGGGAACAGTTTTACATTTGCCCATAAATATTTTGCTCGTGTCACACTTCCGGCTCGGCGTGGCTGGCGTGGCGGCTGCATCAGCCGCGTCCAACTTGGTGGTTCTCGTGACAGTGGTTTGTTACGTGTGGGCCTCGGGTATCCACGTGCCAACTTGGGCTGCCCCGACCCGGGAATGTCTAACCGGGTGGATGCCACTCATCCGACTAGCCGCGCCTAGTTGTGTGTCTGTTTGTCTCGAGTGGTGGTGGTATGAGATTATGATTGTTTTGTGTGGCCTTCTTGTGGACCCCAAGGCCACCGTGGCATCGATGGGGGTTTTGATCCAAACGACGTCGTTGATTTATGTTTTTCCTTCGTCGCTCAGCTTCGCGGTCTCGACTCGGGTCGGTAACGAGCTCGGGGCGAACCGGCCGGATAAGGCTCGGGTTTCGGCTTTGGTTTCGATTTTTTTGGCAGGCTTGATGGGCTTCTGTGCTATGTCATTTGCTGTACTAGTGAGAGATGTATGGGCTCATATGTTCACTAGTGatgttaatattttacattTGACATCCACTGTTTTACCGATTCTTGGCTTGTGTGAGCTCGGAAACTGTCCGCAAACCATCGGTTGCGGAGTGGTGCGGGGCACGGCCCGTCCATCCACCGCGGCTAATGTCAATCTCGGGGCGTTTTATCTCGTGGGCATGCCCGTCGCAATTGGGCTCGGGTTCTGGTTCGAGTTGGGTTTCTCGGGGCTCTGGCTAGGCATGCTTGCGGCCCAATTTTGTTGTGCTGGGCTAATGTTGTGTGTTGTGGGGTCCACGGACTGGGAGGACCAAGCTAGTAAAGCACAAGCTCTAACATGTCCCCAAAGCAAAGAGACAAAGCTGCCTAGTGGAGAGGGGAAGGAGACAGTGATATGCATAACTGTGACTTGA